The genomic region TCGAGATCAACGCCCTGCGCAAGCGGATCGGCATGGTCTTCCAGAAGTCGAACCCGTTTCCGAAGTCGATCTACGAGAACGTCGCCTACGGCTGCCGCATCCAGGGAATCAACAAACGGAGCCTCCTCGACGAGATCGTCGAACGGAGCCTGCGCGGCGCGGCGATCTGGGACGAAGTCAAGGACCGCCTCGACGAAAGTGCCCTGGGCATGTCGGGCGGCCAGCAGCAGCGTCTCTGCATCGCCCGGGCGATCGCCGTCGAGCCCGAGGTGATCCTCCTCGACGAACCCTGCTCGGCGCTCGATCCGATCGCCACCGCGAAGATCGAGGAGCTGATGGAGGACCTGAAGAAGGACTACACCCTGGTCATCGTCACCCACAACATGCAGCAGGCCTCGCGGGTCTCCGACTACACTGCCTTCCTCTACCTGGGCGAGCTGATCGAGTACGGACTCACCCGCAAGCTCTTCC from Thermoanaerobaculia bacterium harbors:
- the pstB gene encoding phosphate ABC transporter ATP-binding protein, which produces MAEVESTRPGAFQTGYLPTRESSVAGDPALCPVIEKPILEIDRLSLWYGKKLALKEISLQIPEKQITAFIGPSGCGKSTLLRCINRLNDLIDEVTIGGRILFEKGDIHDPSVEINALRKRIGMVFQKSNPFPKSIYENVAYGCRIQGINKRSLLDEIVERSLRGAAIWDEVKDRLDESALGMSGGQQQRLCIARAIAVEPEVILLDEPCSALDPIATAKIEELMEDLKKDYTLVIVTHNMQQASRVSDYTAFLYLGELIEYGLTRKLFLNPTKKQTEDYITGRFG